One window of the Felis catus isolate Fca126 chromosome E3, F.catus_Fca126_mat1.0, whole genome shotgun sequence genome contains the following:
- the SPN gene encoding leukosialin, producing MGMILLLLLFGGVWTQETNSKLVDVATTLGMSAPTRPSASLTPTFSEPPNLSVVTPSPATARVREESNGTGPQISPPSSASYTANEVFFLGASTTAGGDLHVPEPSVSGEVATKKSSNLETNAQSLEDFLELHIMTDGTTVTGSLETSDVTRGPSVTMATGPPETSDVTWGPSVTMATGPPETSDVTWGPSATMATGPPETSDVTWGPSATMATGPPETSDVTWGPSATMATGPPETSDVTWGPSATMATGPPEISDVARGPSATMATGSLKTSDVASVTPLAMSTGFLARPKGPRGFPTSSAKTTPVSTGTGSRHPSLVPKKNGSLLVAVVVALVVFTILVTLLLLWRRRQKRRTGALILSRGGKRNGVVDAWAGPAQVSDEEALTAAAGGSGGGKGPGVSEGEASGQRPTLTTFFDRRKSQPGSLELEELKARPPPVLNGEEEPLVGSKDEAVEAPASQGPEAGDVEAPQCL from the coding sequence ATGGGAATgatcctgcttctcctcctctttgGGGGCGTCTGGACCCAAGAGACGAACTCAAAGCTTGTGGACGTCGCGACCACTTTGGGGATGTCTGCACCCACAAGACCCTCTGCTTCTTTGACCCCAACTTTCTCTGAGCCCCCAAACCTCAGCGTAGTGACCCCCAGTCCTGCAACAGCCAGGGTCCGCGAGGAGAGCAACGGCACCGGGCCCCAGATCTCCCCACCTTCTTCAGCTTCCTATACAGCCAATGAGGTGTTCTTTCTCGGGGCTTCCACTACTGCCGGTGGTGACCTCCATGTACCTGAGCCATCGGTCTCTGGGGAAGTTGCCACCAAGAAGTCATCAAACCTGGAAACTAATGCTCAATCACTAGAAGACTTTCTGGAACTTCACATTATGACTGATGGAACCACGGTAACCGGCTCTCTGGAGACCTCTGATGTCACCAGGGGACCCTCCGTCACCATGGCGACTGGCCCTCCAGAGACCTCTGATGTCACCTGGGGACCCTCCGTCACCATGGCGACTGGCCCTCCGGAGACCTCTGATGTCACCTGGGGACCCTCCGCCACCATGGCGACTGGCCCTCCGGAGACCTCTGATGTCACCTGGGGACCCTCCGCCACCATGGCCACTGGCCCTCCGGAGACCTCTGATGTCACCTGGGGACCCTCCGCCACCATGGCCACTGGCCCTCCGGAGACCTCTGATGTCACCTGGGGACCCTCCGCCACCATGGCCACTGGCCCTCCGGAGATCTCTGATGTCGCCAGGGGACCCTCTGCCACCATGGCAACTGGCTCTCTGAAGACCTCTGATGTAGCCAGTGTAACCCCTCTCGCCATGTCAACTGGCTTTCTGGCGAGACCTAAGGGGCCCAGGGGCTTCCCCACCTCCTCGGCAAAAACAACCCCCGTTTCTACAGGCACAGGCAGTAGGCATCCCTCATTAGTTCCCAAGAAAAATGGCTCCCTGCTGGTGGCTGTGGTTGTGGCCCTGGTGGTGTTCACGATCCTTGTGACCCTACTCCTGCTGTGGCGCCGGCGGCAGAAGAGGAGGACGGGGGCCCTGATACTAAGCAGGGGAGGAAAGCGCAACGGGGTAGTAGATGCCTGGGCTGGGCCGGCCCAGGTGTCTGACGAGGAGGCCCTGACAGCAGCAGCAGGCGGGTCTGGGGGCGGGAAGGGCCCCGGGGTCTCCGAGGGGGAAGCCTCTGGCCAGCGGCCCACACTCACCACTTTCTTCGATAGACGCAAGTCGCAACCGGGCTCCTTGGAGCTGGAGGAGCTGAAGGCCAGGCCGCCCCCCGTCCTAAACGGGGAGGAGGAGCCGCTGGTGGGCAGCAAGGATGAGGCTGTGGAGGCCCCTGCTTCCCAGGGGCCAGAGGCCGGAGATGTGGAGGCCCCTCAGTGCTTGTGA
- the QPRT gene encoding nicotinate-nucleotide pyrophosphorylase [carboxylating] — MDPEGLALLLPPATLAALADSWLREDCPGPNHAALVTGAAPAQAALWAKSAGVLAGRPFFDAIFAQVNCQVSWLLPEGSKLAPVAQVAEVRGPAHCLLLGERVALNTLARCSGVASAAAAAVEAARGAGWAGHVAGTRKTTPGFRLVEKYGLLVGGAAAHRYDLGGLVMVKDNHVLAAGGVGKAVRGARQVADFTLKVEVEVGSLREAVEAVEAGADLILLDNFRPEELHATAAALKARFPSVGVEASGGITLANLPQFCGPHIDIISLGMLTQAAPALDFSLKLFAEGATPVCHAYRT; from the exons ATGGACCCTGAAG GCCTGGCGCTGCTGCTGCCCCCCGCCACCCTGGCCGCCCTGGCAGACAGCTGGCTCCGAGAGGACTGCCCAGGTCCCAACCACGCAGCCTTGGTGACGGGGGCAGCCCCCGCGCAGGCGGCGCTGTGGGCCAAGTCTGCCGGGGTACTGGCCGGGAGGCCTTTCTTCGATGCCATCTTCGCCCAAGTCAACTGCCAGGTCTCCTGGCTCCTCCCCGAGGGCTCCAAGCTGGCGCCCGTGGCCCAGGTGGCCGAGGTCCGGGGCCCCGCCCACTGCCTGCTGCTGGGGGAGCGGGTGGCCTTGAACACGCTGGCCCGCTGCAGCGGGGTGGCCAGCGCCGCGGCCGCGGCGGTGGAGGCCGCGCGGGGGGCCGGCTGGGCTGGGCACGTGGCGGGCACGAGGAAGACCACGCCAGGCTTCCGGCTGGTGGAGAAGTACGGGCTcctggtgggcggggccgccgCCCACCGATATGACCTGGGAGGGCTGGTGATGGTGAAGGACAACCACGTCCTGGCAGCCGGTGGTGTGGGAAAG GCGGTTCGAGGCGCCCGGCAGGTGGCCGACTTCACCCTGAAGGTGGAGGTCGAGGTGGGCAGTCTGCGGGAGGCTGTGGAGGCGGTCGAGGCAGGCGCAGACCTCATCCTGCTGGACAACTTCAGGCCCGAG GAACTGCACGCCACGGCCGCTGCGCTGAAGGCCCGCTTCCCGAGTGTGGGCGTGGAGGCCAGCGGGGGCATCACCCTGGCCAACCTGCCTCAGTTCTGCGGGCCCCACATTGACATCATCTCCCTGGGGATGCTGACCCAGGCTGCCCCGGCCCTGGATTTCTCCCTCAAGCTGTTTGCGGAAGGCGCCACCCCAGTGTGCCACGCCTACCGGACCTAA
- the LOC109495028 gene encoding 40S ribosomal protein S27-like — MGSVACRNHRFSGGEDPPTRTCPSKDLLPPSPEEEERKPKKQRLAQSPNSYFTGVKCPGCYKITTMFSHVQTAVLSGGCSTVLCQPTEGQARLREGCSFRWKQH; from the exons ATGG GGTCAGTTGCATGCAGAAATCACAGGTTTTCCGGGGGCGAAGATCCGCCCACAAGAACATGCCCCTCCAAGGACCTCCTGCCCCCGTCCccggaagaggaggagaggaagcccAAGAAGCAGCGCCTGGCGCAGAGCCCCAACTCCTACTTCACGGGCGTGAAGTGCCCAGGATGCTACAAAATCACGACCATGTTCAGCCACGTGCAGACCGCGGTGCTGTCTGGGGGCTGCTCCACCGTCCTGTGCCAGCCGACAGAAGGACAAGCAAGGCTCAGGGAAGGATGCTCCTTCAGATGGAAGCAGCACTAA